From the genome of Zalophus californianus isolate mZalCal1 chromosome 6, mZalCal1.pri.v2, whole genome shotgun sequence, one region includes:
- the SSTR1 gene encoding somatostatin receptor type 1 — protein MFPNGTASSPSSPSPSPGSCGEGGGSRGPGAGAADGMEEPGRNASQNGTLSEGQGSAILISFIYSVVCLVGLCGNSMVIYVILRYAKMKTATNIYILNLAIADELLMLSVPFLVTSTLLRHWPFGALLCRLVLSVDAVNMFTSIYCLTVLSVDRYVAVVHPIKAARYRRPTVAKVVNLGVWVLSLLVILPIVVFSRTAANSDGTVACNMLMPEPAQRWLVGFVLYTFLMGFLLPVGAICLCYVLIIAKMRMVALKAGWQQRKRSERKITLMVMMVVMVFVICWMPFYVVQLVNVFAEQDDATVSQLSVILGYANSCANPILYGFLSDNFKRSFQRILCLSWMDNAAEEPVDYYATALKSRAYSVEDFQPENLESGGGVFRNGTCTSRITTL, from the coding sequence ATGTTCCCCAATGGCactgcctcctctccttcctctcctagcCCCAGCCCGGGCAGCTGCGGCGAAGGCGGAGGCAGCAGGGGCCCTGGGGCCGGCGCTGCGGACGGCATGGAGGAGCCGGGGCGAAACGCGTCCCAGAACGGGACCTTGAGCGAGGGCCAAGGCAGCGCCATCCTCATCTCTTTCATCTACTCCGTGGTGTGCCTGGTGGGGCTGTGTGGTAACTCCATGGTCATCTACGTGATCCTGCGCTACGCCAAAATGAAGACGGCCACCAACATCTACATCCTGAACCTGGCCATCGCCGATGAGCTGCTCATGCTCAGTGTGCCATTCCTGGTCACCTCCACGTTGCTTCGCCACTGGCCCTTCGGCGCTCTGCTGTGCCGCCTCGTGCTCAGCGTGGACGCAGTCAACATGTTCACCAGCATCTACTGTTTGACTGTGCTTAGCGTGGACCGGTACGTGGCCGTGGTGCACCCCATCAAGGCAGCACGCTACCGCCGGCCCACCGTGGCCAAGGTGGTGAATCTGGGCGTGTGGGTGCTATCGCTGCTTGTCATTCTGCCCATTGTGGTCTTCTCGCGCACAGCGGCCAACAGTGATGGCACGGTGGCCTGCAACATGCTCATGCCTGAGCCTGCTCAGCGCTGGCTAGTGGGCTTCGTGTTGTACACATTTCTCATGGGCTTCCTGCTGCCCGTCGGGGCCATCTGCCTGTGCTACGTGCTCATCATCGCCAAAATGCGCATGGTGGCCCTCAAGGCCGGCTGGCAGCAGCGCAAGCGCTCGGAGCGCAAGATCAccctgatggtgatgatggtggtgatggtgtttgTCATCTGCTGGATGCCTTTCTATGTAGTGCAGCTGGTCAACGTGTTTGCGGAGCAGGACGACGCCACGGTGAGCCAACTGTCGGTCATCCTCGGCTACGCCAACAGCTGCGCCAATCCCATCCTCTATGGCTTCCTTTCGGACAACTTCAAGCGCTCTTTCCAGCGCATCCTGTGCCTCAGCTGGATGGACAACGCCGCCGAGGAGCCTGTCGACTACTATGCTACAGCCCTCAAGAGCCGCGCTTACAGCGTGGAGGACTTCCAGCCGGAGAACCTAGAGTCCGGAGGGGGTGTCTTCCGTAATGGCACCTGCACGTCTCGGATCAcaactctctga